The window tttatagccacacaaaatatatgtgcttcattttacaccacaagtttaaaagtcttatctcttttcttaaactttatGCCTAGTCAACTGGATTCACATAAATTAAAgtattgtaattttttttacacTATTAGACCTAATTTATTTGTATTTAATGAAAGCCTAGATGACTGATTTTTTATTAAGTCGCTATCGTTTAGTTTTTAAGTCTCAATTTTAATTATTCAAATTTCAATCATTAAACGTGCTTTGTTTTTTATTACCATGCTTTCTTCCACTGTCGTTTTAAAATTTCAAGTAGGCCAGTCTTTGCAAGTGATCCTTATCTATGAAATCTATCCAAAACCTATATTTACAAAAGCTTCCACAATTAAATTCATCTCAAAATGAGTAGTAGAAGTGCATAAGGTTGGAATCAGTGTTTACTGAGGATATCTTTCTTCTCCATCTCTTTTGCCATACATAAACATAGTAAGTATATTCATTAACTTACTAAACCTTTTAATACAAGAGACGGCAAAAGCAAAAGCAACAACAAAAGCAAAACACTCAGTGTAATCTCTGCAATTTCGGCTCTGATTTTCAGCCCCTCTAATTGGCCACCAGTCATTCATTAAATCTTGAACTAAACATGGTACGATCTTTTGCATTGTTTGAGTGACTCTGAAAAAATGCCCTTTTTCTTTGTAGTAAATGGAAACCAAATCTTGGTATAAATTCACTCAGATTATATCTTtagatttcttttctttttcttcacttctttgGAATTATAAATCCAAGTGAAGTGCGACGTGACAAACTACTACTTATTACTCATCATTACATGCATGCAGTTCAAACtaccaaagaacaagaagaatATTTGACGACTAACTAGTTATCAAGTACATTTAAACATTAAGGTTTGTTGCATGGCCCTTTAAATAAATAACAGCCTTTCACTTGAGAGATTGTTTTTTTCTATCAGTTGTTTAGCATATACTATCATATTTAGATTAAAATCAGGGACTTCCTTATTTCTGTTTTAAGAATATAGAGATGAATAAGTACTAGTACTAGCTAGTTCAAAAAAATCCAACTGTCATAAATAATGATTACGAAGGGAATACAGAATGAGAAGAAATAATGATGACAATATGCATCAAATCTTGAATAGATCAGTCAAGTTGAACCAATGCTTTGACTTTGTGTTACTGCACCGATTTGTTTGTGCATTCGAAAAGAAACCAATATGAAAAAGATGAGAGGAATAGTCTACAAGCGTGGGGGCAGAGTTATGTAGAGCCAGGGGATACTTGAACTCTTGTTATTGAAAACTTATAATGCGtaaatgaaacaaaaatataTTTGGTTAAATATCaattgttgtatttccttaatatATAAGGGAAATTCTAGTTTGTGATAGAGTTAGATGCACGAAACATCTCGCGTTTAAAGACCCCTTGATGCGGGCAGCCTAACATGACGCAATGGTTAGTGATTGATTCTATAATTCAAACTCGTGACTTACAAGTAACTTTACCATTTCACTAAAGTTTCTCTTCGTGTTAAAATCTCATATGTGACGttctaatatttttttgaatCACTTGCATACATTCCTGATTCCGCCACTAATATACAGgacaaaactaaaaagaaaatatattgaCAGGATAAAAACTTGCTATATTATTAGTTATCTTTAAGTTTAATTATCATATTATCATAGAAATTTACTTGTCATTACCTTACAAGTAAGCATTCGTGCAAATATTTTTTCGTTATCAGTGCTTTAAAATTAACCAATTTCTTTTAAATGCTCTCCAATGGGATTTTCTGCAGCTGGCTTACAATTTTATGGTTTCTGTTCTTCTCCACCCTCCACCCCCgcaacctccccccccccccaaaaaaaaaaaatatccatAAAGTCTTTTTGTTTCTCAAAAAGACACGCACAATGTCCCAAGTGTAAGCTTCTATATCATCATCACTATACCTCTAGTAACTCTCTCATTTAACCTATCCATCTTCCCctccgaacaaaacaaaaaaaagagaaaatattggTTAAAAAGATGTACTAAGCTACATTTCTCCTAGTTGTCCCCTTGATCCTCATAGGTTTGGCATGGAAAAAACTAGCAGTTTCAGCAGTAAGTATTTCAAAAACCAAACTATCAAAGAgttgaataacaacaataacaacaacaaggtTAAAGATTCATGGGATAATTCATATGAAGGTGTTGATGGAGATTTAATAGGAGGATTTTTATGGCCACCACGATCTTACACATGTAGCTTTTGCAAAAGGGAATTTAGATCTGCTCAAGCTCTAGGTGGTCATATGAATGTTCATAGAAGAGATAGAGCTAGACTTAGACTACAGTCATCACCTCCAAAAGATAATAGTACTATTCACTATTCTCGTCTAAACCTCAATCTTGAACCTAACCCTAACCCTAGTTTTGTTTCATCCCCACCATCTTCACCTTCAAGAAAATTTCCTCATTTTGTTTCTACACTACCTCCATTATTatctccttctttttcttcttctacttctggTGGCTCTGAAATGAGAAAATGGGGAAAAGATGGTGTCCCATTAAATCACTTGAGCCAGCTAAGAAATGGAGATGTGACAAAAATGGGAAGTGCCAAATGTGAAAAAGTTGGTTCTTTCTTGCAAGGAAAAGAATGTTGTGAAGTGGTGAAGAGGTCTGAGTTTTTGAGATTGGACTTGGGAATTGGATTGCTTAGTGAATCGAAagaggatttggatttggaactTCGATTGGGATACACTTAGACCAAATTCTCACTGCTTTAAGGTTTGTACTACTTAGATTTTTTCACTAGTTCAAGAAAAAGAATGACGGTCATACTCGTCTTAGACTTGGTCGTGCCCTTCGGGTCAGGCTCATCGTGCCGACTCCAATGAGGAATGCAAACCATtagttgctttttttttttaattaaaaaaaagaaggaaaaaagaaaataaaaggaaggaaaaaaaagttTAACAAAAAGTGCACCATTTTAGTGGATTTTCTCTTGAATTCAGTTCTTTAACTATGGTTAGGAGAATGAAGATGCAAAAGCTGTGATGCCATGAAGACGGCCAGCCAGACAATATTGCTTTTGTAGTTTCAATTtgtaatttgtattattttctattttatattTCCATGTGATGTAGGTATAGTTCTTGAGTAAATTAATCTTCTTAAATTACTGTTTCTCTAGATATATAATATATTGATGTCGAAGTTAATCAGTCATCATCACTTGTCTCTTTTGCTTAATCTTTTAACGTCGATGATTTAGATAAATAATTTGCATATGCTTCAGCTGCATTTCTCtatcttgttttcttcttcttcttccagtTTCTTGTTTTAGCTTTGAAATCATTAGTCAAGTAAGTTCTAATGTTAATTAGCAGAACATACACAAAAACATGTTATACCAGTAATACTTATTACATATTCAGGCATTATTCCATGTGATTATTAGTTTTTAAACGTTTATTTTCACAAGATTTTGTGTATAAATGTTTATTTTCACAAGATTTTGTGTAATGATAAGAGGCTGCTTccggttttttttttttatagttaaCCATCCACCCAGGCTTTCACCTCCTGGGGTAGTGGGTTCGGCATTGACCCTACCTTATATATGAGTtgtaacaaaaaagaaaatattacaaACAGGAGGGGACATAAACCTTACTTCAATAAAAATGATGGTTAACTAGGTCATACTTCAAAAAACATGTGCTTTCTCAAAACTTAAAATTGTAATGAGAATATGCTTCTCTGATTATAATATAACAATCACAAAGATGcattttctttcattatcagcactCCGAATATTGAGAAAACATAGTTAAGATATGTATAGATATATTTATAACATAGTAAGTCAAATAAGATGCAGATAATTGCTTGCTTTCTATATTCGAAtaaatttattataaaattttcTCAAGCTTGAAGACTGCATGATGTAGACTAAGCAAGTGAATAAACTCCTTTATACTAGCAATATTTAAGTACAGCCTATGAAAAAGGAcatgattttcatttttatgacCCTGCAAGTATGTACAAATGCATGGGCGCACATGGAAAAATGGTGCATTTATAAGGAAAGTGAATCAGCATGAAGTACCACCGTGTGTTTGAATTACAAGAATAAAAACAATCATTTTGGTGAGAACAAATTAAAGCACCAGATCTATTTGATTAAAGGAAATTGATTCTTCACATTCTGATTAGAATATAATTGTTCCTTTTTATCATCGTCTATACTTAATATTAATGGTTATCACAAATCTAGACCAATAAAATAGTATCTATTTATGCGTATTGTCTTTTCTTTTGGAGAGGAAAACGAGAGTAAGATGTTGAGACAtattataattaataattaattaaaagtgtACTCTCCTTGGGAGCCTAAATTTTTATAAGTATACTGTTTAAGTAAAAGTAGCTTGCAGGTCAGAACCTAGCCGCAAGTCCGATGTGATCTCTAGAAGTTTGGATGGATGAGCAAGTTCTAGCCGATCACTAGGATTTTAATACAAATTGTATCGTAAAATTTAGGAACAAATAAATTATTGACAAGTCCTGACGGATCACCATGAATTTCTAATGGATGGACAAAGATTTGCCCAGCCATCAGTCCTAGCGGATCACCAAGactttagtgcaaattctatcgTACGtaattttaatttggaaaatattattCACAAGTTGGATTTCCAAGAGCTTATATTGTGAAATTATGGTAAAGAGAGAATGTCAAGAAGGCATTGTAGTGATGTATTTTCAGTTACGCGAGTCCTCATTACTTATACAGAATATTGATCCTATATTTTGGCTATACAACATAGAGTAGGACTCTTCTAGAATAGCTAATACAAAGAGCCCTAATTCTTGTAAACTAAGCTAAGTGATCACATGGTTATCAGGTTTGTTAGCCTGATCATCATCTTCAACATATGTATGATGGATCAACAAAACTTGCCTTGCTACAAATTCTGGTGGATCGTTAGAACTCCAGTACAAATTGTATCACAACGTGGTGCATATTGTTCACAATTCTGACAGATATTTAGGACTTGCATAGAATTTCACCAACACATTTTAACTTCAAAATTGATCCAAATCGGTCAAAATCAACTCCAGATATCAATTGAAAAGTACTCTCCTTCACCTCTTAACAATGTAGGTATAGCAGTAATGGATGCAATATTTTCCTCGTGTGGTTAAAGTCTCATATGGTTAGCATCTAAATAAATGAGGCATATATTGAGTATTTGAATTTTGTGGATTCGAATTCAAAAATTATATGCGTCTTGTCTAATTTATTGTGTTCAAAATCAATATTTGCattattatgaattatatgcGTACAACAAAATCTCAGCTTAATTTCTTAAGCCCTTCTTTTTTCGTTATTAGTACTATTTCATAAGCAAAGTAGAAAATTGAGAAACCACATAAGTAACTAGTTAAAAGTTTTTATTATTTCAAAGTATGCATACCAACATTTATCATATCTACTGAACTAAGTAATTCGTCTGGGCAATGATGTTGGGCTAGTATAGTTGACTGAAAATAAagacaatacaacaacaacaataacccagtataatcccacttagtggggtctggggagggtagtgtgtacgcagaccttacccctaccctagggtagagagactgtttccaaatggacccccggcatccttccctccaagaacttcccaccttgctcttggggagactcgaactcacaacctctcggttggaagtgggagttgcttaccatcagagcaacccttTTGTCTAATAAAGACAATAAACACAGAAAAAGGTACTAAAAAAGTTTTTGTCTCCAAAGTCTTATTTCCTTTTATCATATTGGAGACTATAGTAAGCTAGGTAGGCCACTATACCATTTTTAATGCAATGTGCGCCTTTAATATTATGTACTCTCTGCCCTTTACAAAAACTCATGTAGCTTAAATAAGGACCAACTGAATAATGGTGTTGTACTTTTCATATTTCCTTAACCATTGTGAAAAGTTTTGGTTCAAGAATGATAATTCTATCTGATGATGTACTATAGAAGAGGAGCTAGAAGTCATGCATTAAATAGTACATATAGAATTTATCAACAttgttctcttttcctttttaattattTCTACATACATATCCTCTTACTGTATATGACCTATAGATGCGGATCTAGAATTTCTAGAACATGAGTGCGCCACTAAAAAATCGAAAAATGAGGTAGGTTTGGATAAATAACTTAGAATTCAACCAGGTGCACCATACAATTTTTTTGGAGCATGGGAccaacctatatatatatatatatatatatatatatatatatatatatatacatacatacatacatacatacatacatacatacatacatacatatatacatagtTTACCCATCGGTCTTGTACCCAAATCCCTTTTACACACGTGTTCACCACGGGAACAATATTACATACTCAAAACTTTCAAAAGTGTGTCAATTACACACCACTTTTGACTAGTCCAAGTAATAGTTTGTGTTGTGTATAACACGTGCGTCTCTAAATTAAAAGGACCGTTTTAATCACCCAACCGTTTTAAAGATCCGACCCGCTCAAATAAAAAAATCCAACATTCAGTGCACCACCTTCCCCACCACTGTATCACCTTCTCCACCATTGCAACCCCTTCtcctttgtaaaaaaaaatactcTACCATAGTTAGCACAAAAATACTAGTTCTAACACCCAAATAGATACACACAAACAACATATCCAAAGAACTTCACCGGCCGGAATTTTACTTGAAACTCCATCTCCGACCATCCTTTCTTTTCTGGcattatcttttccttttcacaAAACACAATAATGATGAGCCAAAAGAAAATAACGAAAAGGAAAATTTTCAGATCATTATTTGGCACAATTGAAAGAACCGCAAAGGCCACTTTGTCAACAAAATTCcaaaacaaaaaattgaaaacGTAACTGTAACAACTAAATTTTGTTCCTAAAAAGTAATAATCAAGACAAGAAATATAGAGGCAAATATTATATTCAATTTCAAGTGATGGGGTTACAATCTCTAAAATATCTCTAAATCTAAAGAAATGTAGtcctctgattcttctcctcACGGATGATGGTTCAAGAGCTTgaaagcttgatcttgaacttgacgAATTTCAGATTTGTAGTACGTCACGAACAATTTGGAGGTCGTCCGCCTATGACTTGAGTTCgcctttggaatttgaccacagaCGATGATTGAAAGATATGGATGGAGACTTTGATACTATTCTTCAGAGCTTTTTTAGTCTTTCCTTCTACTTACTTGCTTATTCTTTTAGCCTTCTCCTTTTACCCCTTTATATAGGTGTGGGTGGAGTAGCCTCCAAGAAAACCCTAGTGGATCATTGGGCTTGAGGCTTATGAACCGATCTATTTGATAGAAGACTAACTAATGGGCTAGTCCaatggtatattgggcctttatttaaatcaatttaattagatttaaataattgacccaattatattagcccataatatttatttggactattatatatttaatttatgataaaatttaaatattttatggatttaaattTAATGAAATTTCAATCGTCTACAGTAACTACTTCTGCAATTCTACCCTTCTCACTGACACAAATGCCATCAagaatctttcaaaaaaatttcGGATCTTAAGTAACCAAAAGAACAAGTAGAATGGGAGAAGGTTGAATTGGGGAAGAAGCAAAATAGGGGGAGGGACGAAAccttggggagggggggggggggagagacgAAGAGGGGAATGGCATCTAGAGAATATAATGTAGATGGGGAGGTTTGGAATTGGGAAGAAGACACACGGGGTGGGAGTTGGGGGTTGGGGCGGGGAAGAAGACAAGAACATGAGGggttattttttctttctttatttatttgttaattggtataaaaaggggaaaaatttaaaaattagacACGTGGATTCTTTATAAAACttctaaaatgaaaattttagaatTTACGCGCTTGTTTGATGTGAAGAACACGCGGTTGCCACATAGCTAAGGTGATGTGTTGTTGGCAGACTTTTGAAAGATTTGAGTGTATAATATTATCCCCGTGATGAACATGTGTGTAAGACGGATTTGAGTACAAGGTCGATaggtaaactatgtattttgcttatatatatatttatactatattaaaagcacgaaggccacCCTTTAAAATTAgatttcacactagacaaaattgtcatttaaattatttttctaatatttaagaatttaaaatcaactaaattttaattattatatctttccttattgaattagatcctaatatttagaagtttaaattcACTTGATAATTTACCTCAAATAAGAAAAGGATCCCCTTTGTTTTAAAACAGTATTATTCATATATTCTACGTTAGTCTATATATACAAGAACTTCCTTTTACGTAGTTACTATAAAATCTGGTAACTaagcataaaaataatatgctttATAATATTAGAACAcattatatttatgatatttgtcTTTGTATTTAATAGTATTACTGAATCATAGTTaattaatatatgtatttttaacTTTTTTGTCACTTAATTGTGATAAATTAGTATAGTTTAACCTTTATAAATTGACagatgatttttctttttcaaaatatttttttactcaTTTAGATAAGGTACACGCGCAATGCGCATACTAgtaactagtatatatatatatatagcagctAATTTGGTGGAAAGACCATGTGTTTATGTGCTGGGGCAGATCCACCTCCCGACCTACGTGTTCACGTGAACCCAGTAGATTTTGTCCAAATAGTGTAAATGTATTCGAAAAATTtactaaatatctataaatattttaATGTGAACCAAGTTACCATTGAAAAGTTATTCGAGGTCGTTACAAGAACCCATAAGCATTAAATTCTGAATCCACCTCTGTTCACATGCAACGGCAAAACGGCCTACATCATTCTTTGACAGATGTGGAGCTAGGACTATTGGTTTATAAGTTCTGGACcatattctttttttatttttttacttaatGGGTTCTAAATAGactatttatatatattcaataaatttttaatataaatacaaaGTTTCAGCTAAAGCTACTAGATTATGTCAAATTCGTAACTATAAGATTGGTGTTCTTCTTGCCGAATctataaatatagaatttgaattaaaattattgaattttacGGAACTCATGATAACCCGTGTCATAGATCCGCCTTGGGTGGGTTGGGGGGTTTGGAGTTGGGGTAGGGGTGGGGGTGTTGTTAATGATTTAGATGTGGTGATTATGCACTTTTTCCCAAAATCTGATAGTTTGCATGTTCCCGACAACCTCTGGGTGTCAAAGGGTATGATGACATTACCTTAAAAAGGGAAGGGAGCTGTTTTGGTCGGTTTTCAAAACATTACAACAAGTAAGAGAAGCACAGAATTCTTTTCTTAATTAGTACAAAAGGGCACTTTCATACGTACTGATTTCAGACATCCCCATCAACCCTTAACCTCGTTATCAATGTTTATCCCTGTGCTTCCTTATGTCAGCAATTTCTTTTTATTCTCTTATGTATAATATGATAATTTAATATACAGGACTTACCAACCCTTATTCAATGGCAATTCTGTAATTTCAATGCTGACTGTACATTCATTTTGTGAAGACTTCAAGAAGTACAATACTTAATATATACTCTTTGTGGGGCCTTCCCCAAGAATCCAACAGCTAACTCAGAATTTGTACGGACAACCTGCTTAGATAAAACAAAGTATTTTGATGGTCTTATGCGGATATTTACGCAATGTGTATATGGAAACATTTGAGCTGGTAAAATAATGGAATATCGGATTCTATACAAAGTTATCCAAATTCACTATTTTCCACACATAATTTTAAGAGTACAATAAATATTTGATCGGAGTAAACAACTTTAAATTGTCGATGattttctctgttattattattcttttttaaaaaaaagagagaatataattgtttacctcgaaaatacgagtaacaattaaatttgatttatggttttaaagatatgtgatttagttcaatactccatccggttcacaataagtgatcaatttatttttagcacacccattaagaaaatactaaattctatacaaaaatatatactatgactaaactacccctaattaaacatttaatgtgaggagtaagaaaagtttttagggatatgtacataagggttattttgtaaaaacaaattgaattctttcttgattacataactggatacttattttgaaccaaaataaaaaagcaaattggtcacttattgtgaacgGATGGactaccaattaataatcaagaaatatgaagtaggaatgaaagaaataagtgaaTCAAACTAATGTTACTCAGCAGTATtgacctcgagcttagtgacTTCGAGATGGATTAAGAGAaataaagtaagaacaataaatgTAAGGGACAATTTTGATGAACAGTAAGAGAAAAGTAGAATGGTATATTCTTGCCAATGATGAGATGATCTTACAAATAATTGGAGTCC of the Nicotiana tabacum cultivar K326 chromosome 7, ASM71507v2, whole genome shotgun sequence genome contains:
- the LOC107787364 gene encoding transcriptional regulator SUPERMAN-like yields the protein MEKTSSFSSKYFKNQTIKELNNNNNNNKVKDSWDNSYEGVDGDLIGGFLWPPRSYTCSFCKREFRSAQALGGHMNVHRRDRARLRLQSSPPKDNSTIHYSRLNLNLEPNPNPSFVSSPPSSPSRKFPHFVSTLPPLLSPSFSSSTSGGSEMRKWGKDGVPLNHLSQLRNGDVTKMGSAKCEKVGSFLQGKECCEVVKRSEFLRLDLGIGLLSESKEDLDLELRLGYT